In Euphorbia lathyris chromosome 9, ddEupLath1.1, whole genome shotgun sequence, the following are encoded in one genomic region:
- the LOC136206736 gene encoding probable serine/threonine-protein kinase PBL7, with translation METSTTTETSAAPATSHALKHHHKITPHHTFLSSTSILIIIISAISLIVLSAIILLIIMLRRLKSTKKATSASPTTINNTTPTCKFISHTTINVTSSPDVKGGCLYGSNLGNKPLTKQKGVQVFTYRELELATDTFSEANVIGNGSYGIVYRGILADGTMAAIKMFRREGKQGERAFRVEANLLSRLHSPYVVELLGYCADQQHRLLIFEFMPNGSLQNHLHHKQHQPLDWGTRLQIALDSARALEFLHEFTLPSVIHRDLKCSNILLDQNFHAKVSDFGSAKMGSDKINGQTSTTRVVGTTGYLAPEYASTGKLTTKSDVYSYGVVLLQLLTGRIPIDTRRPPGEHVLVSWALPGLTNREKVVEMVDPALKGRYLKKDLVQVAAIAAMCVQPEADYRPLMTDVVQSLIPLIKNLSVSSRFQNNNVISSRF, from the exons ATGGAAACTAGCACCACCACTGAAACTTCTGCAGCACCTGCCACCAGCCATGCCCTTAAACACCATCATAAAATCACCCCCCACCATACCTTTCTTTCTTCCACTTCCATTCTCATTATCATCATTTCAGCCATCTCCCTTATTGTTCTTTCTGCAATCATTCTACTTATTATCATGCTTAGAAGACTCAAATCTACTAAAAAAGCTACCTCTGCCTCTCCCACCACCATTAACAACACTACTCCCACCTGTAAGTTCATTTCCCATACCACCATCAATGTCACTTCCAGCCCAG ATGTGAAAGGGGGGTGTTTATATGGTAGCAATTTGGGGAATAAACCTCTTACAAAACAAAAGGGGGTGCAAGTTTTCACATACAGGGAGCTTGAATTGGCAACAGATACATTCAGTGAAGCAAATGTGATTGGGAATGGAAGCTATGGAATAGTGTATAGAGGTATTCTTGCAGATGGAACAATGGCTGCCATTAAAATGTTCCGTAGAGAAGGAAAACAAGGAGAACGTGCCTTTAGGGTAGAGGCAA ACTTGCTAAGCAGGTTGCATTCACCCTACGTAGTTGAACTACTTGGCTATTGTGCTGACCAGCAGCATAGGCTCCTAATATTCGAATTCATGCCCAATGGTTCACTTCAAAACCACCTCCACCACAAGCAACACCAGCCATTGGATTGGGGGACTCGCTTGCAGATAGCCCTTGATTCCGCTAGAGCCTTAGAGTTCCTCCATGAATTCACACTCCCTTCTGTCATCCACAGAGACCTTAAATGCAGCAACATTTTACTTGATCAAAATTTCCATGCTAAGGTTTCAGATTTTGGATCTGCTAAGATGGGTTCTGACAAGATCAATGGTCAGACCTCGACGACACGTGTCGTGGGGACCACTGGTTATCTGGCTCCAGA GTATGCTTCCACAGGTAAGCTCACAACAAAATCAGATGTTTACAGCTATGGTGTtgttcttctacagctgttaaCCGGCCGGATACCCATCGACACCAGACGTCCCCCTGGTGAACATGTCCTTGTCTCCTGG GCTCTTCCAGGGTTAACTAACAGAGAAAAAGTGGTTGAAATGGTTGATCCAGCTCTAAAAGGTCGTTACTTGAAGAAAGATTTAGTTCAG GTTGCAGCTATTGCAGCAATGTGTGTACAACCAGAAGCAGATTACAGGCCATTAATGACAGATGTTGTGCAGTCTCTCATTCCTCTGATTAAGAACCTCTCTGTTTCCTCCAGATTTCAGAATAATAATGTAATTAGCTCCAGGTTTTAG